One Glycine max cultivar Williams 82 chromosome 4, Glycine_max_v4.0, whole genome shotgun sequence DNA segment encodes these proteins:
- the LOC100819313 gene encoding bZIP transcription factor TRAB1 has product MNFKSFGNEAGGGGGRQAGNFSLTRQPSVYSLTFDEFMNSMGGSGKDFGSMNMDELLKNIWTAEEVQTMASAGVAADDGGAGVSHLQRQGSLTLPRTLSQKTVDEVWKDISKDHGGPNLAQTQREPTLGEVTLEEFLVRAGVVREDAKPNESVFVDLSRVGNNSGLGLGFQQRNKVAAATGLMGNRLNNDPLVGLQPSANLPLNVNGVRTSNQQPQMQSPQSQHQHQHQHQQQQQQIFPKQSAMSYAAAQMPQGMVRGGVVGLGDQGLSVQGGGIGMVGLAPGSVHVATGSPAANQLSSGDRIGKSNGDSSSVSPVPYVFNGSLRGRKNGGAVEKVIERRQRRMIKNRESAARSRARKQAYTMELEAEVAKLKEENQELQKKQAEIMEIQKNQVKEMMNLQREVKRRRLRRTQTGPW; this is encoded by the exons ATGAATTTCAAGAGCTTTGGAAACGAGGCCGGCGGCGGCGGAGGGAGACAGGCGGGGAACTTCTCGCTGACGCGGCAGCCGTCGGTGTACTCGCTGACGTTCGACGAGTTCATGAACAGCATGGGAGGTTCGGGGAAGGACTTTGGGTCCATGAACATGGACGAGTTGCTGAAGAACATCTGGACCGCGGAGGAGGTTCAGACAATGGCGTCGGCGGGAGTGGCCGCCGATGACGGCGGCGCCGGCGTCAGCCATTTGCAGCGGCAGGGGTCGCTGACGTTGCCGCGGACCCTAAGCCAGAAGACCGTTGATGAGGTTTGGAAGGACATTTCGAAAGACCACGGTGGGCCCAACTTGGCCCAGACGCAGAGGGAGCCCACGCTGGGAGAGGTGACGTTGGAGGAGTTTTTGGTCAGAGCTGGTGTTGTTAGAGAAGATGCCAAACCAAACGAAAGCGTTTTCGTAGATCTGTCTCGCGTTGGGAATAATAGTGGTTTGGGGTTGGGGTTTCAGCAGAGGAACAAGGTTGCTGCTGCTACCGGTTTGATGGGTAACCGGTTGAACAATGATCCGCTGGTGGGTCTTCAGCCTTCTGCTAACTTGCCTTTGAATGTTAATGGGGTGAGAACATCCAATCAGCAGCCACAGATGCAGAGTCCACAGTCTCAGCATCAGCATCAGCATCAGCATcagcaacaacagcagcagATATTTCCTAAACAGAGTGCTATGTCTTATGCAGCTGCTCAGATGCCTCAGGGAATGGTGAGGGGTGGGGTTGTGGGGCTTGGTGATCAGGGTTTGAGTGTGCAAGGTGGAGGGATTGGTATGGTTGGGTTGGCACCTGGGTCTGTTCATGTAGCTACTGGCTCTCCTGCTGCTAACCAGCTGTCCTCTGGTGATAGGATTGGGAAGAGCAATGGCGATTCCTCGTCTGTGTCGCCGGTTCCTTATGTCTTTAATGGCAGTCTGCGAGGAAGGAAGAACGGGGGAGCTGTGGAGAAGGTGATTGAGAGGAGGCAGAGAAGGATGATAAAGAATAGAGAGTCAGCTGCCAGGTCGCGGGCTCGCAAACAG GCTTATACCATGGAATTAGAAGCAGAAGTTGCTAAGTTAAAAGAGGAGAACCAAGAACTTCAGAAAAAACAG GCAGAAATTATGGAAATTCAGAAAAATCAA GTTAAGGAAATGATGAATTTGCAACGAGAAGTGAAGAGAAGACGCCTAAGAAGAACACAAACTGGTCCGTGGTAG
- the LOC100816115 gene encoding THO complex subunit 5A encodes MEDGEIEEGSIGGVEEEEQSPEPHKSEESPYQMLRNSKASVQNIVADMLSIKKEGKPKQLLRDLVTQMFLHFITLRQANRSILLEEDRVKTETERAKAPVDFTTLQLHNLMYEKSHYVKAIKACKDFKSKYPDIDLVPEEDFFRDAPQDIQDCFLSNDAAHNLMLRRLNFELFQRKELCKLHEKLEQQKKILLETIANRKKFLTSLPSHLKSLKKASLPVQNQLGLHHTKRLKQHHSAELLPPALYVIYSQLLAQKEAFGEPIDLEIIGSLKDAQAFARQQAHKDTDISTTVESSKLEDDAPDEEEDGQRRRKRPRRVQAKESLDQGGIYQVHPLKIIIHVYEDEASGPKSAKLITLRFEYLVKLNVVCVGIEGSNDAPENDLLCNLFPNDTGLELPHQSAKLFVQDAITFNTQRTSRPYRWAQHLAGIDFLPEMSPLLLTDNSGAAKNENVISGLSLYRQQNRVPTVLQRIRARRKAQLALLEQLESLTKLEWPRLPCKSVPWALHTPLCNLDSWSPVKLPPVPRESSSPAVIDKEEHIQEAMDADVIERSGATKAEPESITEDGELPTLLPKVSKLGLSAQLNLISKSIVPPLNKIRSQSFKKIDDSSDFLLDTESDLDEPAQIEQEHEKSNYHARKSVSWMNYGLKEFHLVICRKIGTDESNLNLEAKIQISMEYPLRPPLFLLSISCISSGENHDETGLEWYNELRAMEAEVNLHLLKMLTVNQKNFVLAHQVSCLAMLFDYYLDEASPSSERTNCTSVVDVGLCKPVSGRFLGRSFRGRDRRKMISWKDMKLNSSCI; translated from the exons ATGGAAGACGGTGAGATTGAAGAGGGATCAATAGGCGGTGTAGAGGAAGAGGAACAATCACCAGAGCCTCACAAGTCGGAGGAATCGCCCTACCAAATGTTGCGCAACAGCAAGGCCTCCGTACAGAACATTGTCGCCGATATGCTCTCCATTAAAAAAGAGGGTAAACCCAAGCAACTACTTCGAGATCTCGTTACTCAGATGTTCCTACATTTCATCACTCTCCGCCAG GCAAATCGCAGTATTTTGCTGGAGGAAGACCGCGTGAAAACCGAAACGGAGCGTGCCAAGGCGCCGGTGGATTTCACCACGCTGCAGCTTCACAACCTCATGTACGAGAAAAGCCACTACGTTAAGGCGATCAAGGCCTGCAAAGACTTCAAGTCCAAATATCCTGACATTGACCTTGTTCCTGAGGAGGACTTTTTCCGCGACGCTCCTCAAGATATCCAGGACTGCTTCTTGTCCAACGACGCCGCGCACAATCTCATGCTCAGAAGGCTCAATTTCGAGCTATTCCAG cGCAAAGAACTCTGCAAACTTCATGAGAAATTggaacaacaaaagaaaatccttTTGGAGACTATTGCAAACCGAAAGAAGTTCCTGACCAGTCTCCCTTCACATCTAAAGTCTCTCAAGAAAGCCTCCTTGCCTGTACAAAACCAGCTAGGGCTTCATCATACAAAGAGATTAAAGCAGCATCATTCAGCAGAGTTGCTTCCTCCAGCTCTTTATGTGATTTACTCACAGCTGTTGGCTCAAAAGGAGGCCTTTGGAGAACCCATTGATCTGGAGATTATAGGAAGCCTGAAGGATGCTCAAGCTTTTGCTCGTCAACAAGCTCACAAGGACACTG ACATTTCCACTACCGTGGAGAGTTCCAAATTGGAAGATGATGCTcctgatgaagaagaagatggtCAGAGACGGAGAAAAAGGCCAAGGAGGGTTCAAGCCAAGGAGAGCCTTGACCAGGGGGGAATATATCAAGTTCACCCACTAAAAATCATTATCCATGTGTATGAAGATGAGGCTTCGGGTCCTAAATCTGCAAAACTCATTACTCTAAGGTTCGAGTACTTGGTGAAGTTGAATGTTGTATGTGTTGGAATAGAAGGATCTAATGATGCTCCAGAGAATGACCTCTTATGCAATTTATTCCCTAATGATACGGGACTTGAGCTTCCTCACCAG TCAGCCAAACTCTTTGTTCAAGATGCTATAACATTCAATACTCAAAGAACCTCACGTCCTTATAGATGGGCTCAGCACCTGGCAGGGATTGATTTCTTGCCTGAGATGTCTCCCTTGCTTCTTACTGACAACAGTGGAGCAGCCAAGAATGAAAATGTTATATCTGGTCTTTCACTATATCGCCAGCAGAACCGAGTACCGACAGTTCTGCAGAGAATTCGTGCAAGAAGAAAAGCTCAATTGGCCCTTCT GGAACAGCTAGAATCTCTCACTAAGCTAGAGTGGCCTCGTTTGCCCTGCAAAAGTGTTCCATGGGCTTTACACACTCCTTTGTGCAATTTGGACAGTTGGTCACCTGTAAAACTTCCACCTGTACCTAGAGAGTCCTCATCTCCTGCTGTCATAGATAAAGAAGAGCATATTCAGGAAGCAATGGATGCTGATGTAATTGAACGATCTGGTGCCACAAAAGCAGAACCAGAGAGTATAACAGAAGATGGGGAGCTTCCAACGTTGCTTCCTAAAGTGTCTAAGCTTGGCCTTTCCGCACAACTgaacttaatttcaaaaagtatcGTTCCTCCACTCAATAAAATCAGgtcacaaagtttcaaaaagATTGATGATAGTTCTGATTTCTTGCTGGATACTGAAAGTGATCTTGATGAGCCGGCACAGATTGAACAAGAACATGAAAAATCCAATTATCATGCCAGAAAGTCTGTTTCATGGATGAATTACGGGCTCAAGGAATTTCACTTAGTTATTTGCAGAAAAATCGGTACAGATGAGAGCAATTTGAATTTAGAAGCCAAG ATCCAGATCAGTATGGAATATCCTCTAAGGCCTCCTCTTTTTCTATTGAGCATTAGTTGTATATCGTCTGGGGAAAACCATGATGAGACAGGATTGGAGTGGTACAATGAACTTCGTGCAATGGAAGCAGAG GTCAATCTACACTTACTAaagatgttaactgtcaatcaAAAAAATTTTGTATTGGCTCATCAAGTGAGTTGTCTTGCTATGTTGTTTGACTATTATTTGGATGAGGCATCCCCATCATCTGAAAGGACAAATTGTACTTCCGTGGTTGATGTTGGCTTATGCAAGCCTGTTTCTGGTAGATTCCTGGGTAGATCTTTTAGAGGAAGGGATCGCAGGAAGATGATCTCATGGAAAGACATGAAACTTAATTCCAGCTGTATCTAA
- the LOC100815041 gene encoding transcription factor HEC1 isoform X2: MEQLKPEEYQMDVMTMMLQQLPQLSEPYTHTMEGFHPPEDHFYGNNTMPLADLIDNNNPHSSMPWSSSYSFTHLPSSTISFSNNNPIMLQEQQQHSPSETYEDANANPYGGEKRSSMAAMREMIFRMAAMQPIHIDPESVKQPKRRNVKISKDPQSVAARHRRERISERIRILQRLVPGGTKMDTASMLDEAIHYVKFLKTQDRAKPNWQRKCECEVSLRC; the protein is encoded by the exons ATGGAGCAGTTAAAGCCGGAGGAGTACCAGATGGACGTGATGACTATGATGTTGCAGCAACTCCCTCAACTCTCTGAACCATACACTCACACCATGGAAGGATTTCATCCCCCAGAAGATCACTTCTATGGTAACAACACTATGCCACTAGCAGATTTAATTGATAACAATAACCCTCACAGTTCCATGCCTTGGTCCTCCTCATACTCGTTCACACACTTACCATCATCCACAATCTCTTTCTCCAATAATAACCCAATAATGCttcaagaacaacaacaacatagcCCGAGTGAAACATACGAGGATGCAAATGCAAACCCTTACGGAGGTGAGAAGCGGAGCTCGATGGCGGCGATGAGGGAGATGATATTCAGAATGGCGGCGATGCAGCCGATACACATAGACCCGGAGTCGGTGAAGCAGCCGAAGCGGAGGAACGTGAAGATTTCGAAGGATCCACAGAGCGTGGCGGCGCGGCACCGCAGAGAGAGGATCAGCGAGAGGATAAGGATACTGCAGAGACTGGTCCCGGGAGGGACTAAGATGGACACTGCTTCCATGTTGGACGAGGCCATTCACTACGTCAAGTTTCTCAAAACGCAG GATAGGGCAAAGCCGAATTGGCAGCGAAAGTGTGAATGTGAGGTGTCTCTGCGCTGTTGA
- the LOC100815041 gene encoding transcription factor HEC2 isoform X1, with translation MEQLKPEEYQMDVMTMMLQQLPQLSEPYTHTMEGFHPPEDHFYGNNTMPLADLIDNNNPHSSMPWSSSYSFTHLPSSTISFSNNNPIMLQEQQQHSPSETYEDANANPYGGEKRSSMAAMREMIFRMAAMQPIHIDPESVKQPKRRNVKISKDPQSVAARHRRERISERIRILQRLVPGGTKMDTASMLDEAIHYVKFLKTQVQSLQRASSANNNIRPLGTSTVNATGIGFPVAMSTTSNSTPYFPLPKPYQARHMENMHDRYD, from the coding sequence ATGGAGCAGTTAAAGCCGGAGGAGTACCAGATGGACGTGATGACTATGATGTTGCAGCAACTCCCTCAACTCTCTGAACCATACACTCACACCATGGAAGGATTTCATCCCCCAGAAGATCACTTCTATGGTAACAACACTATGCCACTAGCAGATTTAATTGATAACAATAACCCTCACAGTTCCATGCCTTGGTCCTCCTCATACTCGTTCACACACTTACCATCATCCACAATCTCTTTCTCCAATAATAACCCAATAATGCttcaagaacaacaacaacatagcCCGAGTGAAACATACGAGGATGCAAATGCAAACCCTTACGGAGGTGAGAAGCGGAGCTCGATGGCGGCGATGAGGGAGATGATATTCAGAATGGCGGCGATGCAGCCGATACACATAGACCCGGAGTCGGTGAAGCAGCCGAAGCGGAGGAACGTGAAGATTTCGAAGGATCCACAGAGCGTGGCGGCGCGGCACCGCAGAGAGAGGATCAGCGAGAGGATAAGGATACTGCAGAGACTGGTCCCGGGAGGGACTAAGATGGACACTGCTTCCATGTTGGACGAGGCCATTCACTACGTCAAGTTTCTCAAAACGCAGGTTCAGTCACTCCAACGCGCTTCCTCCGCTAACAACAATATTAGGCCACTTGGTACTAGTACTGTTAACGCAACAGGAATAGGGTTCCCTGTTGCTATGTCTACCACTTCCAATTCCACCCCTTATTTTCCTCTGCCTAAACCTTACCAAGCTCGCCACATGGAGAATATGCACGATAGATATGATTAA